The Astyanax mexicanus isolate ESR-SI-001 chromosome 8, AstMex3_surface, whole genome shotgun sequence sequence tccTAAGTGGCacaaatgtgtaatattggatcatcTTTCTCAGTAATTAACGTTAAATGAGCAATTATAAATTGACCTGTGATGATCCTAGTAAATATTAAAGAGATactaaaccctaaaacatatatctttttaattaatagctgaaatgtgttttttttaaagtaatgaaacataacaGTCCTTCTAAAAAGACGACTTcaaaaagactctaaaaagacttttaatagattAAAGTGACTAAAAACAAGTTACAGACTGTTTTAGCAAAGAAtggggatcttgcagggtcaTTAAGTCTGCAACTAGAttcattttgagatttttttattattattttaaatggaaAGACACATTAAGGAGAAACTCTTGCTCACTTCACAGCTCCATCAGTTTCTCCTCCTTTTCTACACATCAGGAGAACTTTGGATTCTGAGTCATTGCCTTTGTCTTATCCATGTCCAGTTCCACAAATATTCCACAAACAAGACTCTTGTGATTTTATTTCGACTTgcaacagtaaaatcacttggAATCGTTTGTTGTAAGGTCGGCATAACCTTAAAAAAACGCTTTTTGTggtatattttttttgtggctcCCTCAGGTTCGCTCTCTCAGgttcctgccctgcctctaaacccatacatcacccagtaacCTGCTCAaactacccctcacatttttttttcagccttTTCAAATTTGAGCAGAGAAAACGTGTTACAGTGCGTTTGCAGTTCCATAAGTTACTCAGTACTTCTGTATGTAGAGTGATGTTTTACTAAACTGGTCTGTCGTTGTGTCCTTTAGCCTCTATACAAGTTACATGGGTTGATATCTGCACACATCTGCTTTTGCTTCTACTGCATGTGACCCACATCATGCCAATCTGAACTGCTGACTTTGGTATGGGTTTCTTCTAGAAACTTTGCTACTGCTCACTTCCTAGTCTGAAAGAATGTAGAGAATAGGAGAGAAGATAACCATGAACATTGGAGAGAAGTCCTAGAAATGTACTTTACCTTGTTTCTTCACGTCCTCTGTCCAGGGACATCCCATGATGGAGGCTACTCCCATGAGGCTGTGGTTTACGCTCTACAAGAATGTGGCATCAGACACATAGACACAGCCAAGAGGTATGGCTGTGAGGAGGCCTTGGCACGTTCTATATCAGAGAGCAAAGTGCCACATGAGGACCTGTGGATTACAACCAAGCTATGGCCAGGGGACTACGGGTACCAGAGCACCAAGCAGGCTTGTAGGGCCTCTGCAGCCAGGCTTGGAGTGGAGTATGTAGGCAAGTCTGTGTGTTATTGTGGTCTAGTTAAACAATTCTTTTTAGCTTGTAAGTCAATGGTCATTAACTAATATCCGATGCCTGTTTAATGTTTCTTCTTCACAGACCTGTATCTAATACACTGGCCTGACTGCACAGTCCCAGGCCGGTCCAACAGGGAGGTTCGTGCAGACACATGGAGAGCACTGGAGGAGATGTACGATGAAGGTGAAAATGTTTATTGAGATGTTATTATGTAGctactactgtatttttctgcaGTTACAGTGGGCACCAACCATCCtccccaaatcagaaaatacaTGATAATACATTAACTTAGACTTTTTCTTAATTGTAGACAGAATgtagatatttcatgtttttcattccTGCATATTGCATGcccaaaaatactttaatttgaCTAATATACTGACAGAATGTTGATGCATAAAAGTCCAAAGATGCAAGTCTAAACTGAGCACCCTTGATCTCAGATCTCTCAGAAATCGGCTTCTTTTGCAGAAATATTTATTATGGGTTTCCAGACAACTTTTTTTACGGGGAATTCCAGGCATttatcaacaagacaatgcaaaatcacatgTTGCACACATTACTAAAGCATTGCTGTAAAAGAGATTACAGGTACTGACCTGTCTCCAGCagaaaatgtgtggagaattttgaaacaaaaataaGAACTAAAACACTTCATTCTTCTCCGTATTCTTGTTGCCAAAACATATTTGCTGTTGGGAAGGATTGCCAAcattacaaagttgtaaatgctttactgtcccatttttttcttgtttttggaaTGTGTGTAACTGTGTTTTTCTAAAAGCAGAAAGGGATGTTTAGcaacaaatgaaataaagttaaTTGAGAGAAAACATTACATACATCTGGTTCATACTGTATGCAagtaaataaaaatcaaaataaatgtttaaaactttttttcactTTCCTATCTGTCCCAAATTGTGGTTATAGAATCTGTATAGACCTGTTTATGGGTTGTTTAGATGTACATCAACACATATACCTCTTGTGGAGACAGCCTTCTGTTTGCCTTTAAGGCAAACAGAATGTACATAGTACATAGTATCAGGATATCAGTTATATATGACAATATAAAACATCAAGCTTTATTTTGAGCATTTTCAAATCTTGCAGGATTGTGTCATTCCATTGGTGTGAGTAACTTCCTCATCTCACATCTCGAGGAGCTGAAAGAAGACTGTGGAGTGGTTCCTCATGTTAACCAGGTGTGAATTGTTGACTGATCACATTTCTTACCTCACATCTCATCCATCAAGCCGCGAGGAGCtgtgagagaaaagaaaatgaatagtTTGCTCTTTTTGCAGGTGGAGTTCCACCCGTTTCAGCAACCGTGGGAGCTGGTGGAGTATTGTCGCAGAGAGGGAATTGCATTTGAGGGCTACTGCCCTCTAGCCAAGGGCCAGGCCCTGAACCATCCCCTCATCCTGGAGCTCGCAAAGAAGTACAACCGCAGTGCCTCCCAGATATGCATCCGCTGGAGCATTCAGGTACAGGAAACAGAATATATGGATTTCACTGTTTTGTGTGACCAGTGGAATCTGATAAGATTTATTATTACAAATGGTTTCCAAAATGCTAAAAGTTGTTAGCATGATAACTGAAAATGTTCTTGATTTTCCTTCAATTAATCACATGCTTTCTCTTTATAGAATGGGGTCATCACAATCCCAAAGTCCACCAAGCCACATAGGATTCTCGAAAACTGCAAAGTAAGTTTGAAAATTTAATACAATCACAAAGTTTGTTGTCCATGTCACATAAGAAAGAACTGACAAATTTTTAGGTTAATCTTtgctatataaaattatatttggttTTGCAACTGTCTCCTGTTTCTATTGTCTTTTTCCACTGCAGGAAAAAGAATAACCGTTCCAATTGTTTTCCCACATTGACGTTTTTCAGCAAAGAACGCTTACACTTACAGGCTGAGATCAATTTTCTTAGCACGGTTTGCAAGTCACACCTAAAGCCAAATAACAGTTTGCCATGTGGACTTAATGACATGGGAATCTGCTAATTGGTCCACATTGTAGGCTTTTCGTTCGAATCCCAGATCAAGCTgtttgcatcagcagccggagtcagagagagcatgaTGTCAGACAGTACAGGCGACTgatggctgatgtatcagagctggggatccagtgcTTTCCTCCAAAAGTATAATGGCTACCCAGTGCCTACTGCATCAGCGGCAGTTTGCAAAGTTTGATACTGTGGCTGATTTTTACATGTTGTAGAGGAGGAGGATGCTGATGTTCACTCTTCTAGTGAATTGGGGGAGTGAACAGGGATATTAATTGGGTAATTGGATTTCCAAATTGGGTAGAGAATGgggtaaaattagtaaaaatataCCCTAACAGTATATTTCATGATCTATTTCCACAGATCCCCATGCTAACTCTGTGAAATTAGGGCAGGAATGTGAGACTGGAGACATCCAACGATTGCTTAATTATGAGAATACACTGATTTAGCAAAACAGGAAATGGGAAAAGATACCAGAACCAGTCTACGGTCTGCAACCattggccctgcagtggaaaagagaaTTATATGGCTCCTACGTTAAATGTGTTACAAAGTTCACGTTGGGAGCTCGTTGGTAGGCTGTTGGTCATGCACACTGTAGCTGTGTTAGTTGTTAGTAAATGCATTTGCTACAGCGAGAGACTGGCAATCTGAGACCGTCTCTGCATGCACAGGTGTTTGAATTCCAACTGGAAGACAAAGACATGGCAGCTCTGAGAGCACTGCATGATGGGAGGCATGTGAGCTGGGACCCAACCCACGTGGCGTGACTGGTGTGTGCCCTGTGAAATGGTTGCCATCAAATCTCTCCATTAATGTTGCTAATAAAGAACCAATAAAATGTCAGTGTGATTTGGTGTGAAACACTGTTAtataaagtccaaagtcagtgcagtgttttcactgaaaatcttacagcacttcatgcttgccTCTGCTGACCACTTgtatggagatgtagatttcattttccagcaggacttggcacactgcaaagAGTACCAATGagttatatatacagctcaaaaatgacaaaaaatgatgtgtttctttaattttaccaaattgaaaagctctggaatataatcaagaggaagatggatgatcacaagccatcaaaccaaactgaactccttggatttttgcaccaggagtaaagcagcataaagttttccaaaagcagtgtgtaagactggtggaggagaacatgatgccaagataaattaaaactgtgatttaaaatcagggttattccaccaaatattgatttctgaactcttaaaactttatgaatatgaacttgttttctttgcaatatttgaggtcttaaagctctacatcttttttgttatttcagccatttctcattttctgcaaattaatgctctaaatgactattaatttggaaattggggagaaatgttgtccgtagtttatagaataaaacaacaatgttcgttttacttgtgtaaaagtgtttcacaccaaacccag is a genomic window containing:
- the zgc:110366 gene encoding glyoxal reductase isoform X2, translating into MQPCPAVPLSNGLRVPVLGLGTSHDGGYSHEAVVYALQECGIRHIDTAKRYGCEEALARSISESKVPHEDLWITTKLWPGDYGYQSTKQACRASAARLGVEYVDLYLIHWPDCTVPGRSNREVRADTWRALEEMYDEGLCHSIGVSNFLISHLEELKEDCGVVPHVNQVEFHPFQQPWELVEYCRREGIAFEGYCPLAKGQALNHPLILELAKKYNRSASQICIRWSIQNGVITIPKSTKPHRILENCKVFEFQLEDKDMAALRALHDGRHVSWDPTHVA
- the zgc:110366 gene encoding uncharacterized oxidoreductase ZK1290.5 isoform X4; its protein translation is MQPCPAVPLSNGLRVPVLGLGTSHDGGYSHEAVVYALQECGIRHIDTAKRYGCEEALARSISESKVPHEDLWITTKLWPGDYGYQSTKQACRASAARLGVEYVDLYLIHWPDCTVPGRSNREVRADTWRALEEMYDEGLCHSIGVSNFLISHLEELKEDCGVVPHVNQVEFHPFQQPWELVEYCRREGIAFEGYCPLAKGQALNHPLILELAKKYNRSASQICIRWSIQNGVITIPKSTKPHRILENCKIPMLTL
- the zgc:110366 gene encoding glyoxal reductase isoform X1 yields the protein MQPCPAVPLSNGLRVPVLGLGTSHDGGYSHEAVVYALQECGIRHIDTAKRYGCEEALARSISESKVPHEDLWITTKLWPGDYGYQSTKQACRASAARLGVEYVDLYLIHWPDCTVPGRSNREVRADTWRALEEMYDEGLCHSIGVSNFLISHLEELKEDCGVVPHVNQVEFHPFQQPWELVEYCRREGIAFEGYCPLAKGQALNHPLILELAKKYNRSASQICIRWSIQNGVITIPKSTKPHRILENCKVFGFMLSEEDMASIERLHTDRKLIHLTYPLWNG
- the zgc:110366 gene encoding glyoxal reductase isoform X3, giving the protein MRRLWRFQVYVLGTSHDGGYSHEAVVYALQECGIRHIDTAKRYGCEEALARSISESKVPHEDLWITTKLWPGDYGYQSTKQACRASAARLGVEYVDLYLIHWPDCTVPGRSNREVRADTWRALEEMYDEGLCHSIGVSNFLISHLEELKEDCGVVPHVNQVEFHPFQQPWELVEYCRREGIAFEGYCPLAKGQALNHPLILELAKKYNRSASQICIRWSIQNGVITIPKSTKPHRILENCKVFGFMLSEEDMASIERLHTDRKLIHLTYPLWNG